A genomic window from Sphingobacterium sp. BN32 includes:
- the azu gene encoding azurin — protein MKTINTFGILTLAFGLFTASCGNSSQSSNEAVDHSAHQTETPATEVPAAAAEPETSNAASNDITIESNDQMKYNLSEIKVKAADPVKLTLKHVGTMKKDVMGHNLVVLKVGADVAAFTTAAMNAKDTDYIPESKDVIAHTKVIGGGEQDAIEFTLPGPGSYDFICSFPGHAGIMKGKIIAE, from the coding sequence ATGAAAACAATAAATACCTTCGGAATCTTAACATTAGCCTTTGGCCTGTTCACTGCTTCTTGTGGCAACTCAAGTCAGTCGAGCAATGAAGCGGTAGACCACAGTGCTCATCAAACAGAAACTCCAGCGACCGAAGTACCTGCGGCTGCAGCTGAGCCAGAAACGTCTAATGCTGCTAGCAACGATATCACTATCGAAAGTAATGACCAGATGAAGTACAACCTGAGTGAAATCAAGGTGAAAGCTGCAGATCCTGTTAAGTTAACACTAAAACATGTTGGGACTATGAAAAAAGACGTCATGGGACACAACCTCGTAGTATTGAAGGTTGGCGCCGATGTAGCTGCTTTCACAACGGCAGCAATGAACGCTAAGGATACAGACTACATTCCGGAATCGAAAGATGTGATTGCGCATACCAAGGTAATTGGCGGCGGCGAACAGGACGCAATCGAGTTTACCCTTCCAGGCCCGGGTAGCTACGATTTCATCTGTTCATTCCCCGGACATGCCGGAATTATGAAAGGTAAAATCATTGCTGAATAG
- the ric gene encoding iron-sulfur cluster repair di-iron protein: MENLVNEKIGDIVAKNFHAAAVFSKYGLDFCCGGGKSVQEAATKKSVDLEKLTEELKAVLSEPNETHIDYAAWPADLLASYIEKTHHRYVREKAPVILAYLNKLCQVHGSRHPELLEVNRLFQECAKELLQHLLKEERILFPYIVQMINSEIDHTQLAAAPFGSIENPIHMMEHEHDAEGERFEKIAKLTDNYAVPADGCSTYRVTYEMLKEFEDDLHKHIHLENNILFPKSIALQQALN; this comes from the coding sequence ATGGAAAATCTAGTGAATGAAAAAATAGGAGATATTGTAGCGAAGAACTTTCATGCTGCAGCAGTATTCAGTAAATATGGTTTAGACTTTTGCTGCGGTGGCGGAAAATCCGTACAAGAGGCAGCGACAAAGAAATCCGTTGACCTGGAGAAACTAACCGAAGAACTTAAAGCTGTACTGAGCGAGCCTAACGAAACGCATATTGACTATGCAGCGTGGCCGGCAGATCTTCTCGCTTCGTACATCGAGAAAACACATCACCGCTATGTACGCGAGAAAGCACCAGTGATCTTAGCCTATTTAAACAAGTTGTGCCAGGTACATGGAAGTCGCCATCCCGAACTCTTAGAAGTGAACAGACTGTTTCAAGAGTGTGCGAAAGAACTCTTACAGCACCTGTTAAAGGAAGAAAGGATATTGTTCCCATACATCGTCCAAATGATCAATTCAGAAATCGATCATACCCAATTGGCAGCGGCACCATTCGGATCAATCGAAAATCCGATTCACATGATGGAACATGAACATGATGCCGAAGGCGAACGTTTCGAAAAGATTGCTAAGTTAACCGATAACTACGCTGTGCCTGCAGATGGTTGCAGCACCTACCGCGTAACCTACGAAATGTTGAAAGAATTTGAAGATGATCTGCATAAACATATACATCTAGAAAATAACATCTTATTCCCGAAATCTATTGCCTTACAACAGGCGTTAAATTAG
- a CDS encoding nitric-oxide reductase large subunit translates to MSREKKLWWSFILVVAISFSVLLYYGYKIYQVSPPVPEQVVDADGKVLFTGQEIKDGQNVWQSIGGQEVGTIWGHGAYVAPDWTADWLHREALILLDSYAQQEFSSAYAELSDEDRAKLQTRLKNNIRKNTFNEETNTLTIDADRVKAVNELSAYYSGLFTDDPQFDQLRKDYAIPKNAIKDPERLHKLNAFFFWATWATVTERPGDQVSYTHNWPNEKLVGNEMTMDLLAWSGVSIILLIFCVGALVLWQVKSGENDELLYPAQDPLLRQGITPSMRLTKKYFWIVSLLMLVQVGLGIVTAHYGVEGDGLYGIPLDQFLPYSVTRTWHTQLAIFWIATAWLATGLYIAPAVSGKDPKFQCFGVNFLFIALLIIVAGSMIGQWFGVMQKLDLVQNFWFGHQGYEYVDLGRFWQLFLFVGLFVWLALMVRPLIPVLKKGGEEKNLIIMFLISCSAIALFYGAGLMWGRQTNLAIAEYWRWWVVHLWVEGFFEVFATVVMAFLFVRLGLLKPKSATASVLFSTIIFLSGGILGTFHHLYFSGTPTAVMALGATFSALEVVPLTIIGFEAYHNYKLSKSTKWLQDYKWPIYYLISVAFWNFLGAGVFGFIINPPIALYYVQGLNTTPLHGHTALFGVYGMLGIGLMLFVLRSLYRDVQWNEKILKIGFWSLNIGLLAMALFSLLPVGVWQAIASIKEGMWYARSAELMQQPGMVFLKWMRTPGDVIFAIGVFACAWFVFDLTLKNKIKN, encoded by the coding sequence ATGAGTAGAGAAAAAAAATTATGGTGGTCATTTATACTGGTAGTAGCGATCTCTTTTAGCGTGCTCCTGTACTATGGCTACAAAATATATCAGGTATCGCCTCCTGTACCCGAACAGGTTGTCGATGCTGATGGAAAAGTATTATTCACCGGCCAAGAGATCAAAGACGGTCAGAACGTTTGGCAAAGTATCGGTGGTCAGGAAGTTGGAACAATATGGGGTCACGGCGCGTACGTGGCTCCTGATTGGACCGCAGATTGGCTTCACCGCGAGGCACTCATCCTCCTAGATAGCTATGCGCAGCAGGAGTTCTCCAGTGCATATGCCGAGCTAAGCGATGAGGATCGAGCGAAGCTACAGACACGCTTGAAAAATAACATCCGAAAGAATACGTTTAATGAAGAAACTAACACCCTTACGATAGATGCGGACCGCGTAAAGGCAGTAAACGAATTATCTGCCTATTATTCCGGCCTTTTTACAGACGATCCTCAATTCGACCAATTGCGTAAAGATTATGCAATTCCAAAGAACGCAATTAAAGATCCTGAACGTTTGCACAAGCTAAATGCCTTTTTCTTTTGGGCAACTTGGGCAACCGTCACCGAGCGCCCCGGCGACCAAGTATCCTATACGCACAACTGGCCAAATGAAAAACTAGTTGGCAATGAGATGACGATGGACCTGCTTGCCTGGTCTGGCGTGAGTATTATCCTGTTAATCTTCTGTGTGGGCGCATTAGTGCTTTGGCAAGTAAAATCGGGCGAAAATGACGAGCTGCTCTACCCGGCTCAAGATCCTTTGCTGCGCCAAGGCATAACCCCATCCATGCGCTTAACGAAGAAGTATTTCTGGATTGTTAGCTTGCTGATGCTCGTTCAGGTCGGATTGGGAATCGTTACTGCACACTACGGTGTCGAAGGCGATGGTCTCTATGGTATTCCGCTCGATCAATTTCTGCCCTATTCAGTAACCCGTACCTGGCATACGCAGCTGGCCATCTTCTGGATCGCAACAGCTTGGTTGGCAACCGGACTCTACATCGCACCGGCCGTGTCGGGCAAAGACCCTAAATTCCAATGCTTTGGCGTCAATTTCTTATTCATTGCCCTGCTGATTATCGTTGCAGGTTCGATGATCGGACAATGGTTCGGGGTGATGCAAAAATTAGACCTGGTACAAAACTTCTGGTTCGGGCATCAAGGCTATGAATATGTAGATCTAGGCCGCTTCTGGCAGTTGTTCCTATTCGTTGGTCTCTTCGTTTGGCTGGCACTCATGGTTCGTCCATTGATCCCGGTATTGAAAAAAGGCGGCGAAGAGAAGAACCTAATCATCATGTTCCTGATTTCCTGCTCTGCAATTGCATTATTCTATGGCGCAGGGCTAATGTGGGGAAGACAAACCAACCTAGCCATTGCCGAATATTGGAGATGGTGGGTCGTGCACCTATGGGTTGAAGGATTCTTCGAGGTATTCGCAACGGTGGTCATGGCGTTCCTGTTTGTACGATTAGGTCTGTTAAAACCGAAGTCGGCAACCGCCAGTGTACTGTTCTCGACCATTATCTTCCTTTCGGGAGGTATCCTCGGAACATTCCACCACCTGTATTTCTCAGGAACACCGACAGCGGTGATGGCCTTAGGAGCAACCTTTAGCGCATTGGAAGTTGTGCCGCTGACGATTATCGGATTTGAAGCCTACCATAACTATAAACTATCCAAATCAACGAAATGGTTGCAGGATTATAAATGGCCAATATACTACCTGATATCTGTGGCGTTTTGGAACTTTCTCGGCGCGGGGGTGTTCGGATTTATTATCAACCCGCCAATCGCCCTATATTATGTGCAAGGGTTGAATACGACGCCATTGCACGGACATACTGCCTTATTTGGGGTGTATGGTATGTTGGGGATCGGATTGATGCTGTTCGTATTGCGCAGCCTATATCGCGATGTGCAGTGGAACGAGAAAATCTTAAAGATCGGGTTTTGGAGCTTGAACATCGGCCTCTTGGCGATGGCATTGTTTAGTCTCTTGCCGGTAGGCGTATGGCAAGCCATAGCAAGTATTAAAGAAGGCATGTGGTATGCGCGCTCTGCCGAGTTAATGCAACAACCAGGAATGGTATTCCTGAAATGGATGCGCACGCCGGGCGATGTAATCTTCGCCATAGGTGTATTCGCCTGCGCATGGTTCGTATTCGATTTAACGTTGAAAAATAAAATTAAAAACTGA
- a CDS encoding transposase, translating into MQTNLRLIRKSRVYSDDFKREIVSLFESGKLSVLQLERLYGISNPTIYNWIYKFSNFNEKGQRIMEMKSSSTHKVKAMEQRIRELERMIGQKQIKIDFLEKMIDIAGEDLKVDIRKNFNTPPSDGSGNTQEK; encoded by the coding sequence ATGCAAACAAATTTGCGGTTAATCAGGAAATCACGGGTTTATTCTGATGATTTTAAGCGGGAAATAGTTTCCCTATTTGAGAGTGGGAAGTTGAGTGTTCTACAGTTAGAGCGGCTTTATGGAATAAGTAATCCCACGATCTATAATTGGATCTATAAATTTTCTAACTTTAATGAGAAAGGACAACGTATAATGGAGATGAAATCAAGTAGCACCCACAAAGTAAAAGCCATGGAACAGCGTATCCGTGAACTGGAGCGGATGATCGGCCAGAAGCAGATCAAGATCGATTTCTTGGAGAAGATGATCGACATCGCTGGAGAGGATCTTAAGGTCGATATCAGAAAAAATTTCAACACCCCACCATCGGATGGTTCCGGGAACACGCAGGAAAAATAG